Below is a window of Rhea pennata isolate bPtePen1 chromosome 2, bPtePen1.pri, whole genome shotgun sequence DNA.
ctattttcattttcaaattatttttaggttaatgagcagcagctcaggctgTCAGTCACTGAACAGATACAATGTCACAGGGATGGAATATCTGCCTCTATATTTAATCACATGATCCAATTTTAATcaactttcaaaaaacaaaagagaattaaaaagagCATAGATTATGATACAGTTACATTGTGGTTTTTGCTCCAAAGATTAAAACAGATATTAATGTTTATGTTGCAAGAGAAAAGTCTACCTCATAGTGtataaattaaatatgtaaagtttattaatttttaatacatctgTCTGCATATGATAGAGTATTCTGCCCTTTTATTACATTTCTGATCAAAACTAATGCTCATTAAAAATCTAATATGacaatgaaaaattttataCAACAAATTCTTATCCTCTATTGGAATTGCCATCTGCTACACTTTTTGGAAACTACAGCAGATTAGTCTTGAGCCATGGTAATCTTAATTATATCTTGGAATAGATGTTGGAAATATCTTGAACAAACTAATTTACTAAGATTACCTTTGCTTCTTAATGCAGAGACTCTATGTTTATATGCTTGCATTATTGAAATTACAAAAGACAGACATCTGAAAAGTATGATTCTTTGTTGGGTTCTCATATTCATGAAAATTCACTCAATTGTGAGAGGAtcaaaaaacagataaaaaactGCTTGCTGTTCAAAATGTAACAAGATGTGCTATTTCATTTCCGTGCAGAGAAAtgcatagattaaaaaaaaaaaaaaagaaaaaaaagaaaagtattagtATGATCTCAAAACTGAGTGTCTATGAACTTGGCATACTTCTAGCTTGACAGCAGTTGTAACCCAACCTGTTTAGTTGTTTTATTCAAACAGATAGGAAATAGAGATCATTCTAATAGGAGGCACAAGCACTTCACAGACAAAATGCTTCAGTTATGGTTGATACCAGTTCTTGAGGTGACAGATCAAAATGGCATTGCCAACTCCAACGGTTTTCTTTTCTACAAAGTTGTATCAAATTCAGACATTGCCTCTAATTTAGATCTtattcatatataaataaaaacgtatttttttttatctcatgtCAGGCAGCCTAGGACAGGCATTAAAAAACCCCCGTTATATTAGCATAATGGATCAGCTGACACTATGATCACTTTGCTGTGCTCCCGGCCATCATCAGTTGGATGTTCCCTGTCTTGCAGTGCTTCTATAACCACTGaatttgcagagctgcttcagGAAAAGTGGTCAGGACACAAAAATATGCAGGTGGTGTGACTGGCAGGTTCAGCAGCACCACAGGGAACAAGCTGCTGTGACAAAAAGGGTATCAGAAACAACAAGCACTGCAGTGGGCTAGACAGAAGGTCCCATTTTATTCTCAGTGCAAGGGCCCAATCAGCCTTCCTATGCCACTGGTACCCATTGATAGggaatgtatttaaataattcttaaaaGAAGGTCTTAGAGCACTGCTGCAGAAGgcatgctgctctccctccccagcGAGCTGTCTGTGGGCATCTGGGGGCATACAAAGTTGCTAGGGTGTGTTTGATGACCTActcaagaaaaaatgcaaatgaatcaGCTATTCCAAATTTTTAGTGAACAAATTGCAGGCTAGAACACAAATGCCTACTGAGAAAAGCTGTCCAAGCTCACATTTCTACTGCAGAAGTTCCCGCGTTGCCATGAAATTGGTGGCATAGTcagatctgtgcagcccatcttttcttccttcatgtATACTTACTTGTATACTTATAAACAATATAAAACATCATAAATGTTTATCTAAATAGTCAAAAAATTACCAAAAGGCAAATGTGACATTTAGatagttcatttttctttattgagCTTTGATGAAAAACAGTCCATTTGAAACATTTCCAGCAACCATTTCTATTCCAAATATTCAACACAAAAACTTGGTATCAGAATTCAAACATATAATGTTACATCttattataatttaatatttaacaaagctaatcatttttgattttgcataattacatttacaaaaataatgttacatttataaaataaatcagctttCCCAATAAATTACAGTGGTGTTCTTATTCAAAAATGTAGTATACCATACAAAATAGATACCAGCTCTTAGTAAggtaaaatactaaaatatgtTTCATCTAGTACATTTTGGCAGTGTGTGAAACCATTTTCTTGTATATCTGATATCTAAATTACAGTGTGAAAACTAAACCCAGTAAGCTATTCTATGCATTGCTTTTATAAGGCATAGGTAGCCAACTAATGGACCAGCTTTATTTGCAGTCAAATGTCTTAAGCCAGAAAAATACCACCGTATTTACACATCTGACTTAATTAACCCAATGCAGTAAAGGCACGCAGATCCAGCTGGGGACAAACACTCTTCCTACAACAGATACACAAAGTGAACTCACTCAGTTAGCTTTCATGCATGCTTTATgtgtttcattaaaaagctTTGGTGGCCTACTTGTAAAAATAGCTCAGTCCTGATCCTCCTAAAGTTAATGGCAAAACTTTGGTACTTTATTCTGTCATAAAAACTCCTGCtaaaaaagccttgaaaaaggagaaatgtgttggcaaaaaaaaaaaaaaaaaaaaaaaaaaaagtaaccagcaaaaagaaaaacactctacaaaacaaaaaacattctcTAAAAGGAGAAAGGTAAACATTAAGAGCTACTATATGCAGATTTAAGTTCAAAAGCAACTTCTTCAAAATAATCTAAAGAAACACAGCATCTACCTGATGGCAAGTGTATTCCTATTAAAGTCTTTTGAATGTTCAGATGAGCACAGCATTTACTCTGTTGAGTTTCCCCTCTGCAAAAACATATCTCTAGAATCATATTAGCTTGCCTGAATAACTTTAAAAGCCATAGGCTTAATTATGCTATGGTAGATGTATGAACTTCTGATGCTATGATTAATGCAGGTCTCTGACTTAGGATGATCAACATCTCACCTTGTAGGATTTCTGATTCcagtgtggatttttttttttttttttttttttttttgtctatttgtttgttttcatttcagcaaacCACAAAATGTCTTCCCTGTTCCCCTGTTGTTCCCAGCTTCTGGGAACAATGTTTACTTTAAAGCACAAGGGGAAAATCATTGCCGtccagaataaataaaatgtgaaaagtgGTGATTTTCTTATGACATCCATATTGTATAGAATCACTTTATACATCAGACTAGATCATTTTCACAAATTCTAGCTATGAGTGGACATATGCCCAAGTGAGCATGTGCCACAAGGTCTTTGTGAAATCCACAGAGGGCACAAATCTACATGGGATTTTATAGACTCCAGACACAGAATAGTCACGGCTGGATCTCTCCAaactggagaggaagaggagcagaagggGGCTCATCATGTTAAATAGCGGGTTCATCGTAAGCTTCTGAAAACTCAGAGTTTGAAATCCAAGGACTAATTAATCTGTGTGTTGTTTTCTGGCTTGAAATACCGTGGCTCAAAACAGGAACATAGGCAGCTAAACTTTTGTGTGTTTGCCACTTTGTTGTAAGTGTTGTAAGTTGTATCTCCCCAGATATATATGAACTATATAATTATAACTACCCTGTATGTAAAGTTCAGAGTGACTGCTAAAACATGCTTTTGCCAGCCTGCTAGGCAAATAAACATCATGGCTACATTTTCACTAGCAAATTAAACAGTAGAAAGTCTACTCTCCAGCCCTGAGGTCAAGCGGTATGGTTTGAACATATTCATACTGTTATACTCTCTGAGCCCCAAAAGAAAGGCAGCCATGCCCAAAGTGCCTAATGAAAAGTGTCCCTAGGCTGGTCTAATTCACAAAGCATGCCCCAAAACTAGGAGAGCATTAGTTAGTCCTGACCAAAAGCATAACAGGTCCCATTCTAACAATTTAACAATATAAATGCTAGCCTACCAATGCCTGCACCCATGTCATGGTACTGTTTAATTGACTAATATAGACATTATTGGGTGTGCAAAACCTCAAGTATATTTGCATGTAGCAGGCCCTTTGATTCATTCAAACAAATAGATTAGGATAGGAAAATTTTATTTAGCACATCCAAACCTTTTGTTGAAATTTCAGTTGAAGAACACAGTTCTTTCAtatcacaatttttaaaatgaattgaGTATTTCTGTCCATtaagtattttctcctttttatttaatacatctacttttactgttttattattaatgGAATCTTGGCTTGTGTTTGATTAACCCACTTTTTCATGTCTACTATTCACAGCTAAACAAGCACTAACCAGTTCAgtcacaatgaaaaaaaattatatacacATCTAAAACAATAATATTAAGATGACAactaaaataggaaataaaaaatgaatctgtGCAGTTAAAAGATCTAAAAATAATATCAACTTCTATACATATTTCTCAGACTGCAGTACCCACAGTTACAGTTGTATGCTGCAGTGAGAACAGTATTACTTTCTGAATCATGAAAGAAAAGTCATGAGAAACACCTGCAGTAGTGGCTGCTGAGGGAATAATCTCCTTTATCATCCTGAGATATTGAATGTGCAAGTGTCCTAACAATTTGTCTAGTGCATAAAAAGgatggaaggaggaaaggagggattggagagagagagagagaaacattatcacaatgttttttgtttcaaaatagaTTGCTGTGCAATGACTGAAGCCTGATTCGTGGACATTTTGTACTCTTGCCCAGAGCCCTGAGGAGGGGAAGGTAATGGAGTTTCAGGAGTTGCTGAAAAAGAATTCAGAGACAATTATGAATGATTATATTCTGTCTTAATTTGCATGCACATATACATGCTAATGCCCCCAAACTAAGTTCTTTTACATTTGTTGTGTTAGGTAAATAGGTCATTTGAATTATCAGAATTCTTAGTTTATTAAAAACCGTGCATGTGAAACCAATGATAAAATCAGAATGGTGACAcactttaaaaactaaattaaatttaagTCAAGCTTCTTGTTTAACATGTTTATATGCATATGCTTTTAGTgcacaattattttaatactaaGAATGACAATGAAATAATTCTACAAGCATTGACAAGCCaccattttaattaatatatttaaatgtaacaGTGAAATGTTATGACAGAAGGCTAACCTGCAATTACTTACAAATCTGTTCTGCATGTACAGGAGCAGACATTGAACTTATGAGGACAGTTTGGCCAGTTAATGGATCCTGGGCTAAGTGAGGATGTACTGGATGATGTAGATGACTGGCATCATTAGAAGTACCTGCAAAAATAACATGAGCACATATCAATTCAAAATAGCACGTTGCTGTCAGCAAATTATACTGCAGTAATTACATTTCTCtagagcaaatattttgattgGTAATTTGAATAATTGCCTCTGGGTATTCATTAAACAATTTAACCAGACTTCAACCATATTAAGTagtgtgtttattttcattgctttgacTGCATTAATATGGgatttcatgaaatatttgtatGGATTCTTCAGTCTGCCTAGGGAACTGTATGTCTAGGTAACCAGCAATGTCTTAGAAATGCACAGCACAAGTTGAGGACGTAGGAGTGAGGAAACAATGAGTAGCCAGGACTAGAGAGCTTTAATCAACAATTATGTGACTCCAAAGCTCAGTCAACTGGCCAGTGGTTGCAATGCTTACATCATGATTCCCTCAGTTCCCCAATATGGTAAATTTAACATAatatgataaattaaaaaagttgTTAACTTACCTCCCAGTAACATTTCCTGAAGTAAACTGTCAATTTTAACAATTCCAAATAGTTTGACAAGTTGTATTTGCTCAATCATTTGCCAAGTGATGCTCTGGAGTGTAGGCAATAGAAGCAGAAGTTCTCCAAACCTTCCTCGGGAGTCATACTGACGGTCATTGATGTAATCCTCTAAACTGATCTGGACTTGGAATCTCATGTTCTTAATCTTGATTGGATTACTCAGGCCCTTCGCATCTTAATAATTAGAAAAGAATCAGGTCAAAACATGTTATGATTTGGGAGGATCATCTTAggtttcttttacttttctttttctcgtTTTTCCATCCAGCTAGATACTAGGCAATGTGAGTAATGCTACATcaacaataattattttcattgtaatCACATGCACAATAATTCTGAAagatgttttggaaaatataCCTGGATCAAAAAACACAATTGCTTTCAAGCAAGCATACTCATTGTCATCTATTTGAATTTCCTGGAAAGGTCGAACTAGTTCATCCAGAATCCGATTTGCTACTCGGCTGATCTCCACTTCAGAACTGTTGCGATGGATTATGTAATTGTTAccttgaagagaaaaaatatgagaGAGAACAATATTCAGATTGTTATCTCATAAACATTTAGATGTAAAGTGATGaagcacattttcaaaagcatgtttCATTTTACATAATCAAAATTGTTgaacatcattatttttttcatgcaataACTCTCTTTCATACCATGTAAAactgttattttgaaaatacagtatatgggcaaaatacatttctcaacataaaaataaactgtgcATATGAATATGTTACCATGTCCTGATTAGTCTATAGGACTGAGATCACTATTTGAATGCACAAACACAGATGAAGTAGGCCTTCATGCCTAGGTAAAAGATACATAGcattaaactgattttaaatttcttcttcccttataaaaataatatgtcCTAGGATAATTGACTAGAATCTGTCACTGGACAAAGAagctttccttcagaaaagatGTCAGTAAGGTGTTTTTCTAACATGCTTCTGTTACTCCTAATAAAGTTTAGAAGCACCacaaaattttcagtaaagaatgaattttccctgctaatttcattttaaattttcattttggtgTGATATCATCATGGCATCTTTATTCTACATCTGTCTACTGGGAAAGCAACAGAGTTTCTAAAAGCCACAAAACAGTTCTCAAGAAGAAAAGTCAATAATAATGTTAAAAGAATTCATGCCAAAATGACTCATGAGCTATACAGATGTCTACCTCTGAGTTCCAGAAATAAGCCTTAGTACCTCATATTGTTTCTTCTGGTAGTATATATTTACCTTGGTGATGCTGACTATAAATATCTTGTTATTAATCGCTCATTATTTTCCCTTACTGTGTGTTAGTCCCAATAAAAccataaacatttcttttttttcttttttgcaaattCTGTCAATAAAACTGCATCTAAGGAAAGaactagataaaaaaaaatctttaaattttttaagtTGAAAAGATTGATGATGCAAGTAAAATCTCCAGAATAAGCCTTTCCTGTCCCTTCAATATTATAGTACGTGTAAAAGTAAATTCAAGTTGATTTAGAGCTATGAAAAGGCAGATCTGAAAAGGAAGTAGAACTAGCAGGGGAGACTAGCACTGTACCACAGTACAAGTGAAGAAACTAGTCTGAGTCCATATTCTGCATACTCTTGGCTTGGATCAAAGATCCTGTCCAAGAAGACCTACACACTTTCTCACATGACAGCCAAAGTAGTGCGTATGTTTAATCAAAACCTTTTTGGCAGGGTACATTCAGACTGACAGAGTACTGTCAGGCAGTGCTAGCAAAAGACTGGTTAAGCATCCATCATGCTGCtatgcacacaggcacacatCTCATCACATGACTGCATCTCCGTTGCACGAACATCCTCCGTGTGGCGGTGACCCCTTCTATGGACAGGCACGCTCTCAGCCTGGTACCGCGGTGCCATGCATGTGCACAGCGCTCACATGGCTGGGGCTCGTGTGCTGTTTCTGTTATGGTCACATGGGGATCGGCAAGGGACAGAGAGTTACAGGGAACTGTACCCGAACAGTTCTTCcactctgcagcctcttctgcGGCAATGACAGAAGGGCTTGTGGGAAAGAGTCAGATGAACATTTTTCACCAAGACTGAACTCAGCACATGAGCCACAGGTTGACTGTTCCCCTCTTAAATGAAggtttctcatttatttttaatgtgagaaAGGTGCCATAGAAGATGCTAACATAAGGAGACATTTTGCCAAGAACGATCCAATGAACCTTTTCCAGTCTGCATCCACAGGAAACTGTCcatctgcttttgctgaaaCACAGCATATGACATGATGTCATTAATAACTATTTAACATCCACAGAATGCATTGCTTTGGTTATGCCAGAACAGTTGTCCCACTTACATGATTACATGGTTGCTAGCATAATATACTATCATTATtactaattaaaacaaaaccaatatTTACCTAAAAGTAAAATGTCTTTATACCCCATGGACCGTTTTGCTGCTCCAAGCAACAGGTGTTCCCCAGCATGTGCTCTTAGCAGGGCAACCTTAGAAGAAAACAGCACGTTCATTAGAGGATAAAACACTAAGTTCCAACTGGGACAAGAGAAATGAGTGTGTATGTTACAGTGAACATAAAGGGAATAATATAAGTGAATGTAAAAACTTTCTCTTTGTAACACTGTATTAATAGtacagtaaaattaaattgtCATACTTTGTCGCTTCTACCATTTGGTCTAGACTTTAAACATACAGCCTTGCAAAGCACTTTTCAATAAAtgcaatatttgcatttatttcttaatgCTTATTTCCTCAACAAAGTTTGTTCTGGAATGGTAAGTTAATACTAAAGTCTCCCGTGGGCTAGAATGAAACATTATGTTAAATTCTGCACTaccaatatttcatttttttctcactttgaaCAAAAACCTGTGATGtttttacttaaaatgtttttttttccccaacaaaGCCAGATATGCTAAATTATCCACAACAgtcaacaaagaaaaaacttgaTTCATATCAGGAAGGCAGTTGAAAATATGGTCACTAGCTTGCTCTGTCATTTAGTTAGTTCCCTGTGTTTTCAATGTCTTCTTAAAGCTTGCTGACCTCTATTTTATCAtggaacttcttttttttttttttttggcaagtaTTTCCTAAATTTAtaaactattctgtgattctgtgatatgttAAGATTTTTCAACATGAGTTAATTTATCTGTTGTGGCTTGCTTCATGATTTGTGAATCAGGTTGATTTCAAGGTCAGGAATCATTTGCTCAAAACCAGACAGTTTATTGGATAGCTAAATGCATAATGCTTATTAGAAAGAGTTTATCACAAATACAAAAGtatcatttgttttaattcctATGTAACAAAGTATCAGGTTTTCTAAGGTACTTAAAGTTTGGAAATATTTCACCATATGTATTCTTTAAACAATATTGATATGTTTTTCAGCCTAAATCGTTAGTTATTTCCTTTTAAgcttatacatatattttttttcattttttcttaaaaaatacagacactAACTTTTTCACGAGGCCTGATCGTTTTCCCATTCCTTCATGCCATCTTAGCTTGTAAAAAGAGCAATATTTATTGCTTGCTTTTGTTGCCCTTTTGGAAATCTGACATTTAAAGATCAAGCAATATTTCTTTTACACGAACaatagatttttaatttgttccaCTATCCCGAGCTTGGGCACAAATCTTATATTCTATGAATCTGCAAAGGCATCATCAAGATCCTAATCTGAGAGGTCTCCTGTGATCTGAAACATTTCTATATTCTTTAAGAGTGTAAGAGTGAATGATCTAAGCTTGAGTCTCAAAATCATGGGTGATCCAACCTTCTTCACAAGAATTTGCTAAAAAATGAGAGACTGAAGagacaaagaggagaaattacACCATGCCATTTAATAGAGTTATTTTCAAGCTGAAAAGGATTTCAGAGCACCCGAATCAGGAGATTCAGAGCCATGAATTAACCTTCTGCCCAGCTGGCTAGTGACAGAACTGCTTACTGCAACACGAAGACAGAGGTTCTGAATGTCTCACTATAATTTACTCTGAAAGCCTGTGAACATTTGGTGTATCACGGAGGTGGTGATATGTCAGACCTCTGTCATAAAAATCCTTAAGAATCTTCAAAGTTAGActatatttctctctctgttcttgTTACATGTAATATAATTTTAGTGTATTATATTATATGAAAGATTATTTGCTATAGATTGTCATCAATATATGTTTGGCATTTGCTCAAGATTTtaatgggttttattttttgcagaaaacatgCTTCAAATTAAATAGCATGCTGACTAAAAACTTACCACAATGAAAGGTgaacatgaaataaatgttttgcaaggttggaaaaaaagatgttatttttacaggattttttttttttcatttttgcctctagctttatatttctctttctaaaaaaatacagaaagcacaAAGCATTGAAAGACACACTGGTTTGCAGAAGATTTGCTTCCTTATTTTTAACATGCTAGGTCCAATTTgttaaattctatttttgtgTGATGGTcttatttcaaagtatttttaaaatagaggcTTAACACCCAGTTCTATTTGATCTGACAAAAAACCCGAGtgtttacaaataattttaaatattgcaaaaataataGAACAGTAATTAAAGTTCCCACATTGGTCTCCTTCTATACCTGATCATCCAATGGCAATTCACAGAAGCCTGGAATATATTTAGCCCATTCCACAAGGACCAAAAGTTGTTGCTTCATAGATTCACAGACATCACTAATACCAGCaattttcttaacatttatGTCAGTGCTAGCACCAGGACTGGAGACTGAGATCTGGCCAtgttgagagagaaaaatgaacaatgtTAAATTTTATATAACTGCATTTTCACTGGTTAACAGTGTATTTGAGAAAAATCACATCAGTAACACATGCAAACTATTGGGAAATTCCTTGACCATGCAAACCATTAGTCTGAATGTAAAttataaaactgtatttatcaTTATTATCAGTGCATATTAAACTATGTTAAGATTTTCCACTGCAAGATATTATTTTTAGAGACACCAAAGTTCTCACTATTTTGGGGGTgagggaaaggaagattttttttgtttgcttttaaactgaCTGACCTCAGTTTAGAAAAGACTCGTAGGGACTTGCAATAAAGTTAAGGGAAGCAAGAGAGGAGTAGGATATTCTTTCACTGAAAACGTAAGAATAATTAACATCAGAAGGTAAAATAGGGGCTTTTTAATGCCTAGAGAAGAATGATGTGTAGTGATGAAGCAACAATATAGACTGAGGCCTCAGATATTTCTGGGAATGCAGTGAACATAAATGTACATCAGGACACCTGCAATGCATAGTGTTCTGTGAAATAAGAGCATAATATCCTTCAGAGGCTGAAGTTTTGATAAAATTACTGAGCCAAATCCTGAAATTCTTAATGACCTTTCAAGGATACCAGGCTTGTTTTAagccaggcaggcaggcaggaaaggCAACTTAAGATAAAACCAGGTTTGAGAAGAGAAGGTCACATTACAGTTAGATACATCCTTGCTCTATCAtatcaggggaaaaaacaaacaaacaaacaaaaaaaaaaacacgtgcAAGGGCctacaaaactgaattttaccCTACAGACTTTTTAATAAAGTATCCTTAGGAAATGCTGTGGCTTGATTAtccaaaaaaaatagtttggtCTTCCAGTACTGTGTCCCTCCAAACTGCAGGATAGTTGATGCTATTTAGGTTAATTCCTGCCAGATCCTGCTCACTTTCAGATCCATGTTAAATCCCTCCAGTGGAATCCATAGGAAGGCAGCAGGTGAAAAGTCCTCAGACATATAGAAAGGTTATCATGTAGGAAAAGGTTAGAGGTATTGTGACTTTGTAGACAGTGCATTTGTGAAATTCCTGTTGTAATCATCAACTCATTTTTGGCACATATTGTACTGaaaggaaattgaaaaaaatgaatatcatTCAGGTAAGTGCTACTAGAATGATTTGGCTTAGAAAACCTGCAGTACagtaaaagagcaaagaaatttcacttttttccagGAGAGTACGAGGAGTCTTGATCATGATTCAAAAAAACCTACAAAGAGGGTTCTGATAGCACAAGGCTCTCTAATCTATCACAAAAAAACATAGCAAAGTGCACCAACTCGAAGTTAATTCCAGATGGCAAAGAATAGCCAGTTTGTTTAATCATTAGAATTACTGCCTTATGAGCTTAATACATTCTCCATCATTCAATATCTTTTAAGGTATGTATCTTTATAAATTATATCTATAGGACACAGTATGGTCTTTGCTCTGAAATTACTTGGTGAATTTTTTACAGGGATTCATTGGATGACTGACATAGAAGCCCACTATGAACTCCTAGGGTTGCATCACTACACAAGGAGATGAAGCTATGAACAttcatcttcctctttctctacAGTTTTAGCATGTCCCTCTTTTCTTGGGAGCATCGTGGAAGCCGCTGACTTGATGAACATTATGCTGTAGCACTATATCCCTATTCTTCTGAGACCATCAGTGACATACATCTTTGCTGCTGCACAATTCCAGCATGTCCCTTTCATATTTGTGTAATCCTGGAAGCTCCTCTTCAGTCTGTAGTAGAAGAACTCATACAATTTACTCTTGTAAGATATCTTCAGAGACAAAATCATTTATGTCCTCTACTTTCATATGGAagtttaaaaagggaaaaatgacaCCATTTTGCTTATTTCTCACAGCTGAAGGATTTGGCCAGAACGGTGACAAATCTCCTCCAAGTCTCTCCTCATGATTAAACTCAGCCTATAAGCCTACTGACtgagagaaaaacataattttaagaCTTTACTTTCCCACCCTGTTAATGTCACCTCTTAGTCCTTGAGGCCAAGACTGTACTTTCATATTTGTTTGGTATATGGAGAACAATTCTCTCCCACCACAATATAACCAAATAATAAGCATACAGCATTTCATATATGCAAGGTGATGTTTTAGGCCAGGAATCTACTGACTTAAATGCTCTTTGCAGCAGGAAAGGCTGAAGAAGTGATTCTGTTTAAGATAGTTCTTATTCCTGAAGCGCATATGTCAGCTGGAGATGATTAAGGGGGTAACACAAAACAAGCACAATAAGCAAGTTCAAAGAATTACTAAGGAGGTAAAAATAGATTCTCTGTAGGTATGAAGAGTAGGAAGGAACATTATGATCATCTAGACAGCCCTGACATATAATATGTGCCACAGAATATCACACAGTAATTCCTGTATCAATTCTTTTAGAGACAGTTCCACCTTGGGAGAGAGGCTGATAAAGCACAAGATTACAAAACACTTGGGGGTTTGTAAATCAGTCAGCATGAAATCATAAAGGTGGCAGTTAAATTCTAAGTAAGTTAGCAAGAGGTGCAAGAATGCAGAATCAATGACCATTATTTATCTGAGTTGCAGAAAAGGACTGGAGACTGTTCCGTTCAGCAGTTGACTGAatagggaggggaaaaaaagggaaaatcaaCCTCATATGAgacaaagaaaatttaaaagtgaGATGTGAATAGACTCTGCAGTTGGAACACTTCTGTTTGCCCTACTTATAATGTTGAAGGATATTAAAAatgggattttcagaagaatatAAGGAAATGAGTGTCCACACCCCTTTGAAAAGTAATGACTTTGGACAATTTTTCCCTAATGTTTCATGGAAAATTCAACTTTAAGGAATACATAGATGTCACCAGCTGCCTGAGACAGCAACTGATTTAAAAGCAGTAAGATTATAAAGCTTTATTAAGGAAGGTGCCTAGGATATATTGTCCCAGACAAAAGTAGAATTTCT
It encodes the following:
- the HNF4G gene encoding hepatocyte nuclear factor 4-gamma isoform X1, which codes for MMRLSEPMLDMEMANYSEVLDPTYTALEFETMQILYNGNDSSGEAVNMNAADNGVSSLCAICGDRATGKHYGASSCDGCKGFFRRSIRKSHVYTCRFNRQCIVDKDKRNQCRYCRLKKCFRAGMKKEAVQNERDRISTRRNTFDGCNIPSISTLSQAETLSRQISVSSPGASTDINVKKIAGISDVCESMKQQLLVLVEWAKYIPGFCELPLDDQVALLRAHAGEHLLLGAAKRSMGYKDILLLGNNYIIHRNSSEVEISRVANRILDELVRPFQEIQIDDNEYACLKAIVFFDPDAKGLSNPIKIKNMRFQVQISLEDYINDRQYDSRGRFGELLLLLPTLQSITWQMIEQIQLVKLFGIVKIDSLLQEMLLGGTSNDASHLHHPVHPHLAQDPLTGQTVLISSMSAPVHAEQISTPETPLPSPPQGSGQEYKMSTNQASVIAQQSILKQKTL
- the HNF4G gene encoding hepatocyte nuclear factor 4-gamma isoform X2, whose protein sequence is MRLSEPMLDMEMANYSEVLDPTYTALEFETMQILYNGNGDSGEAVNMNAADNGVSSLCAICGDRATGKHYGASSCDGCKGFFRRSIRKSHVYTCRFNRQCIVDKDKRNQCRYCRLKKCFRAGMKKEAVQNERDRISTRRNTFDGCNIPSISTLSQAETLSRQISVSSPGASTDINVKKIAGISDVCESMKQQLLVLVEWAKYIPGFCELPLDDQVALLRAHAGEHLLLGAAKRSMGYKDILLLGNNYIIHRNSSEVEISRVANRILDELVRPFQEIQIDDNEYACLKAIVFFDPDAKGLSNPIKIKNMRFQVQISLEDYINDRQYDSRGRFGELLLLLPTLQSITWQMIEQIQLVKLFGIVKIDSLLQEMLLGGTSNDASHLHHPVHPHLAQDPLTGQTVLISSMSAPVHAEQISTPETPLPSPPQGSGQEYKMSTNQASVIAQQSILKQKTL